A window of Deinococcus cellulosilyticus NBRC 106333 = KACC 11606 contains these coding sequences:
- a CDS encoding HesB/IscA family protein: MSTTIQAISISETGALKAQEILERSNKPGAGVRVFIKSGGCSGYQYGMAIDDRELEGDTIVVDRGIKLIVDRMSIELLQGSQVDYVENMMGGGFTVNNPNATSSCGCGHSFRTDGKNAETGGGCGSH; the protein is encoded by the coding sequence ATGAGCACGACCATCCAGGCCATCAGCATTTCAGAAACAGGCGCCCTCAAAGCGCAGGAAATTCTTGAGCGCAGCAACAAACCCGGTGCAGGCGTTCGGGTGTTCATCAAGAGTGGCGGGTGCAGTGGCTACCAGTACGGCATGGCCATTGATGACCGGGAACTCGAGGGAGACACCATCGTGGTGGACCGTGGCATCAAACTGATCGTGGACCGCATGAGCATCGAACTCTTGCAGGGTTCACAGGTGGACTACGTGGAAAACATGATGGGGGGCGGTTTCACCGTCAACAACCCCAACGCCACCAGCAGTTGTGGTTGTGGCCACTCCTTCCGCACCGATGGCAAAAATGCCGAAACGGGCGGCGGTTGCGGCAGCCACTGA
- a CDS encoding M24 family metallopeptidase codes for MTRPAFENIQQLLADQQLDGWLFYDFQGLNPLALNVLGIPREAHLTRRFFVWVPRAGEITVLHNSIEGGTWKTLSQDWKVTLKAYRGHADLQPLLEALVKPGMKVAMEYSPMGSVPYVGRVDAGTIERIRALGAEVVSSADLLQHFFKWSAEDLASHQRAVAVLMAAKDAAFEFIRARVKLGQEVDELSVQSVIGEELRRGGLQFDHPPIVGFAAHAGDPHYAPNPEGNRTLQKGDCILLDLWGQEEGRPYADVTWMGFYGEPSAEFMRAWEAVKGARDLALRDIKAGKQGWELDFASRQLISEAGYAEAFTHRLGHSLGVQLHGPTANLDDLETRDTRTLLPHLAVTIEPGIYLPEKNFGIRSEVNVVLQEDEALVTTPVQQDLIFI; via the coding sequence ATGACCCGTCCTGCGTTCGAGAACATTCAACAGTTGCTTGCAGACCAGCAACTTGATGGCTGGCTGTTTTATGATTTCCAGGGCCTCAATCCCCTGGCCCTCAATGTGCTGGGCATTCCCAGAGAAGCCCACCTGACCCGCAGGTTTTTTGTGTGGGTTCCCAGAGCGGGAGAGATCACGGTCTTGCACAACAGCATTGAAGGAGGTACCTGGAAAACCCTTTCTCAGGACTGGAAGGTGACCCTGAAGGCCTACAGAGGACATGCAGACCTGCAACCCCTGCTGGAAGCACTGGTGAAGCCTGGCATGAAAGTGGCCATGGAATACAGTCCGATGGGAAGTGTGCCTTACGTGGGCCGTGTGGACGCCGGTACCATTGAACGCATCCGTGCCCTGGGTGCTGAAGTGGTGAGCAGTGCCGACCTGCTGCAACATTTCTTCAAATGGTCTGCAGAAGATCTGGCCTCACACCAGCGCGCTGTGGCTGTATTGATGGCTGCCAAAGACGCTGCATTTGAATTCATCCGGGCCAGGGTCAAACTGGGGCAGGAGGTGGATGAGCTTTCCGTGCAGTCGGTGATCGGTGAGGAGCTGCGCCGTGGAGGACTGCAGTTTGACCATCCTCCCATTGTGGGTTTTGCAGCTCATGCAGGAGATCCTCATTACGCACCGAACCCCGAAGGCAACCGGACCCTGCAAAAAGGGGACTGCATTCTGCTGGACCTGTGGGGGCAGGAAGAAGGCCGACCTTATGCAGACGTCACCTGGATGGGCTTTTATGGAGAACCCTCTGCAGAGTTTATGAGAGCCTGGGAAGCTGTCAAAGGCGCACGTGACCTGGCCCTCAGAGACATCAAAGCCGGAAAGCAGGGATGGGAGCTGGATTTTGCTTCCCGCCAGCTGATCTCAGAAGCAGGTTATGCAGAAGCCTTCACCCACAGGCTGGGACACAGCCTGGGCGTGCAGCTGCATGGTCCCACCGCCAATCTGGATGATCTGGAAACCCGGGACACCCGCACCCTGCTGCCTCATCTTGCTGTGACCATCGAGCCTGGAATCTATCTCCCTGAGAAAAACTTTGGCATTCGCAGTGAAGTCAATGTGGTTTTGCAGGAAGACGAAGCCCTGGTCACCACACCTGTGCAGCAGGACCTGATTTTCATTTGA
- a CDS encoding acyltransferase, with product MPWLISPDLPQEVQSQQQAFLEKLDLDLQDPSTDRNVLVRDLLAQFLYGRSHSEIEKTLPLLALQLDPRNITFEAEHYAATDPEKFRRVKPLLWLWKNLDLSPVGQNPAFALPFRAVLAKHIFKRVGKNFKCWQNVEFSVGYNMEVGDGVVIHRYAFLDDIGGIELGDGASVSDYVNIYSHTHSVIDSPDVTLKKTTIGRGVRLTYHSTILAGSIISDDALVATHALVRGRVEPHGIAMGLPARTTRFKMREGQQNHQVDARIHPEPEARKANPDFPDPTPAQTRKPGELES from the coding sequence ATGCCCTGGTTGATTTCCCCTGACCTTCCTCAGGAGGTCCAGTCCCAACAACAAGCCTTCCTGGAAAAACTTGATCTTGACCTGCAAGATCCCTCCACAGACCGCAACGTGCTGGTTCGGGATTTGCTGGCACAATTCCTTTATGGCAGAAGCCATTCAGAAATCGAAAAGACCCTGCCTCTGCTGGCCTTGCAACTTGATCCCAGAAACATCACTTTTGAAGCAGAGCACTATGCAGCCACCGATCCCGAAAAGTTCAGGCGGGTCAAACCCCTGCTGTGGCTGTGGAAAAATCTGGACCTCTCCCCTGTGGGCCAGAACCCTGCCTTTGCCCTCCCCTTCAGGGCAGTGCTTGCGAAACACATCTTTAAACGGGTGGGAAAAAACTTCAAATGCTGGCAGAACGTGGAATTCAGTGTGGGCTACAACATGGAGGTGGGAGACGGTGTGGTGATCCACCGGTATGCCTTTCTGGACGACATTGGAGGCATTGAACTCGGAGACGGGGCTTCTGTGAGCGATTACGTGAACATATACAGTCACACCCACAGCGTCATTGACAGTCCAGATGTCACCCTCAAAAAGACCACCATCGGCAGGGGGGTGCGCCTGACCTACCACAGCACCATCCTGGCAGGCAGCATCATCAGTGATGATGCCCTGGTTGCCACCCATGCTCTGGTGCGTGGCCGGGTGGAACCCCACGGCATTGCCATGGGCCTGCCTGCCCGCACCACCCGGTTCAAGATGCGAGAGGGGCAACAGAACCATCAGGTGGATGCCCGCATCCATCCTGAGCCAGAAGCCCGCAAAGCCAACCCTGACTTTCCAGATCCCACCCCAGCGCAAACCCGCAAGCCTGGAGAACTGGAAAGCTGA
- the ppdK gene encoding pyruvate, phosphate dikinase — protein MKHVYTFSEAQGLGKDQLGGKGAGLAAMTALGLPVPPGFTVTTDACRSYYMHRQTPVNLWQDVQDALQQLEHQTGKQFGNPERPLLLSVRSGARFSMPGMMDTILNLGLTDEVVAGLATLTGDARFAQDAYRRLIQMFGDVVVGIPRHHFETALEDLKASREVHSDLGLTAEDLTELVATYKRIFKRHAGFEFPQSPQFQLQEAILAVFKSWGNRRAATYRKLHHIPDDLGTAANVQVMVFGNLGETSGTGVGFTRNPNSGQKEIFGEFLLNAQGEDVVAGIRTPLPLSDLKKHLPEVYEQLMTTAQLLEDHFRDMQDFEFTIEDGKLYMLQTRAGKRSARAAFRIARDLVQEGRITREEAVTRIELDALEQLLYPQPVPGHGKTPLLKALPASPGAAVGVVVFSADEAVEVAKEQPCILVTLETSPEDIHGMASAQGILTARGGMTSHAAVVARGMGCPAVVGADELRVDREAGLMKVRGQVIRAGETITLNGSTGEIFLGELPLQEGEVQEEVFELLCWADGIRQLEVRANADTPQDAERARNNGAQGIGLCRTEHMFFSEERIPLVRKMILAPTPQEELEALRDLQDLQRLDFEGILLAMDGLPVTVRLMDPPLHEFLPQLPELLVRVTQLSQQERSETEELEFQESSQLLERVRELHEVNPMMGLRGARLGITRPSIICMQVHALARATRDLLSRGKRPRPEIMIPLTGTGEEMAYVRHIVEEVLASHDLHLPIGSMIEVPRACLVGGQLASNADFLSFGTNDLTQMTYGYSRDDAARFLGTYVEKGILQFDPFTRLDEDGVGSLIRLAVQDARRKAPHIKLGVCGEHGGEKHSIAFFHQVGLDYVSCSPFRLLSARLAAAHAALKSWKEEPVLA, from the coding sequence GAGGCAAAGGGGCAGGTCTGGCTGCCATGACCGCTCTGGGGTTGCCGGTGCCCCCCGGATTCACCGTGACCACCGATGCCTGCCGCTCGTACTACATGCACCGCCAGACCCCGGTGAACCTCTGGCAGGACGTGCAAGACGCCCTGCAGCAACTGGAGCACCAGACAGGCAAACAGTTTGGCAACCCAGAGCGTCCCCTGCTGCTCAGTGTCCGCTCGGGAGCCCGTTTCAGCATGCCCGGCATGATGGACACCATCCTCAACCTTGGCCTGACCGATGAGGTTGTCGCAGGACTCGCCACCCTGACCGGAGATGCCCGCTTTGCCCAGGACGCCTACCGCAGGCTGATCCAGATGTTCGGAGATGTGGTGGTGGGCATTCCCAGACACCACTTTGAAACCGCCCTGGAAGACCTGAAAGCCTCCAGAGAGGTGCACAGTGATCTGGGCCTCACCGCAGAGGACCTGACCGAACTGGTCGCCACCTACAAGCGCATTTTCAAACGGCATGCAGGATTTGAATTCCCCCAGAGTCCCCAGTTCCAGCTGCAGGAAGCCATTCTGGCGGTCTTCAAATCCTGGGGCAACAGACGGGCCGCAACCTACCGAAAACTGCACCACATTCCCGATGATCTGGGTACTGCCGCCAACGTGCAGGTGATGGTCTTCGGAAACCTGGGCGAGACTTCAGGCACTGGGGTGGGCTTCACCCGCAACCCCAACTCGGGCCAGAAAGAGATTTTTGGAGAGTTCCTGCTGAACGCCCAGGGAGAAGATGTGGTGGCCGGCATCCGCACCCCTCTGCCCCTCTCTGATCTGAAAAAACACCTCCCAGAAGTGTATGAGCAACTGATGACCACTGCTCAACTGCTTGAAGACCATTTCAGGGACATGCAGGACTTCGAATTCACCATTGAAGATGGCAAACTCTACATGCTGCAGACCCGTGCAGGAAAACGGTCTGCACGGGCCGCCTTCAGAATTGCCCGGGATCTGGTTCAGGAAGGCCGCATCACCCGGGAAGAGGCCGTGACCAGAATCGAACTGGATGCCCTGGAACAGCTGCTCTACCCCCAGCCGGTTCCCGGACATGGCAAAACGCCCCTCCTCAAAGCACTGCCTGCCAGCCCTGGAGCGGCTGTGGGTGTGGTGGTCTTCAGTGCAGATGAGGCTGTTGAAGTGGCAAAAGAACAGCCCTGCATCCTGGTCACGCTGGAAACCAGTCCAGAGGACATTCACGGCATGGCATCCGCTCAAGGCATCCTGACCGCCAGAGGGGGCATGACCTCTCATGCTGCTGTGGTGGCCCGTGGGATGGGCTGTCCTGCGGTGGTGGGGGCAGATGAGCTGCGGGTGGACCGGGAAGCAGGCCTGATGAAGGTGCGTGGACAGGTGATCCGGGCAGGGGAGACCATCACCCTGAATGGCTCCACCGGAGAAATCTTCCTGGGAGAACTTCCCTTGCAGGAAGGCGAAGTTCAAGAAGAGGTCTTTGAACTCCTCTGCTGGGCAGATGGCATCCGGCAGCTAGAAGTGCGGGCCAACGCCGACACCCCCCAGGATGCAGAACGTGCCCGGAACAACGGTGCCCAGGGCATCGGTCTTTGCCGCACAGAGCACATGTTCTTCTCCGAGGAGCGCATTCCGCTGGTTCGCAAAATGATTCTGGCCCCCACCCCCCAGGAGGAACTGGAAGCCCTGCGGGACCTGCAGGACCTGCAACGCCTGGATTTTGAGGGCATTCTGCTTGCCATGGATGGTCTCCCTGTCACAGTGCGCCTGATGGACCCCCCGCTGCATGAATTCCTGCCACAGTTGCCTGAACTTCTGGTGCGCGTGACCCAGCTTTCACAGCAGGAGCGCTCAGAGACAGAGGAACTTGAATTTCAGGAGTCCAGCCAGCTTCTCGAACGGGTCCGTGAACTGCATGAAGTGAATCCCATGATGGGGCTCAGAGGGGCACGTCTGGGCATCACCCGGCCCAGCATCATCTGCATGCAGGTGCACGCCCTCGCACGGGCCACCCGTGACCTGCTGTCCCGGGGCAAGCGCCCACGTCCAGAGATCATGATTCCCCTGACGGGAACAGGGGAAGAAATGGCTTATGTGCGGCACATCGTGGAGGAGGTTCTGGCCAGCCATGACCTGCACCTGCCCATCGGCAGCATGATCGAGGTGCCCAGGGCCTGCCTGGTGGGCGGACAGCTTGCCAGCAATGCTGACTTCCTGAGTTTCGGCACCAATGACCTGACCCAGATGACCTACGGCTACTCCCGTGACGATGCTGCCCGCTTTCTGGGCACTTACGTGGAAAAGGGCATCTTGCAGTTCGACCCCTTCACCCGCCTGGATGAAGATGGGGTGGGTTCCCTGATCCGCCTCGCGGTGCAGGATGCCCGCCGCAAGGCCCCCCACATCAAACTCGGGGTGTGTGGAGAACACGGAGGAGAGAAACACTCCATCGCCTTCTTCCACCAGGTGGGGCTGGATTACGTCAGTTGCAGTCCCTTCCGCCTGCTGTCTGCCCGCCTTGCGGCTGCCCACGCGGCGTTAAAAAGCTGGAAGGAAGAACCCGTTCTGGCCTGA